One Passer domesticus isolate bPasDom1 chromosome 33, bPasDom1.hap1, whole genome shotgun sequence genomic window, tgcccaggcaagccagagcagtggtcacagcaccaaggctgacagagctcaagaagcatttAGACAATGCTCTCAGCACATGGAGTAACTCTTGGGGTGCCCTGCAcatggccaggagctggactggatgacccTGATAGTTCCCTTctaactcagcatattctgtgattctatgacccTTATCCACACATTGAGGTCACTTATTATTGCCTTGAGTTTCCAATCTTTTGTGCTTTTTCCTTTATGGCCAGACAGGGAACGGTTTTCCTGTTTCAGGAAGTGAAATGAGGATCATTACCTTGTGTCCTGGTGACAGTCCTGAGCAAGCTTCCCTGCCACgtgtgccagcctctcagccctggctgtgcctgccagctttGTGACTCCAGTTCTCTccatcagggacaggaggagctcGGCCCCACACTTCCGCACCTGGGCGTGgcggctcctgggaaggagagagcaaaccctggggcacagggagaaggagcagcagtagcacaggccttggccagagcctgctccctgtccttgctgggggaaggaggccTGCCTTCTCCCTGCAACTTTAGACACCGCTAGAAGGTTCTGAACTCAGGTAAACACAAAGCTAGCATTGTACAGAAGGACTGCctgcaaggcagagggaggaatTCAGTCTCCCTGCACTCTCTGATACTCAGCTCCTTTCACAGTATTTACTCTGAGAAAGATTAAGGAAATAGATTACATATGAATGATTTAGAAATTAAAGACAACTCATGCTGACCCATCAGAGGGCAGCCAgtacacagagctgcagcaggattgaggctctttccacccatgatccccaaatctgcagaccTCTGGGAAGAAACAAATGCAGGGAAAACATGTTGTGGGCCATGAAGTTGCAGAATAtccagcaatgcagcctgtttCTTCTGTGAGGCTTGGCAACGGATACATCTGAATGTTTTACCCTATTccaaagctgaggaaaggagGGACAGGCAGTTTAGCCAGGCCGTCCTGTTCTAGAGAGTGTCTCTTGGGAACTACCAGGCCCAGCACCAACATTTAAGGCAGCATGTGCTTCAACTGTTCCATGGCAGTCAGGCTGTGAAGGTGCCTTTAAAGTGATTCATCATCCCAAGGCTAACATGAAACATGAGTTTGAATAGAAAGTAGAGTTCTATGGCCAGTCATACAAGACTCcttttggcaggagctgcacctgctgtgcaggctgtgccacacccaGCAGATTGTCCTCCATGTGCTCCACGCCCCAGCAAGTACCCTCCTCCTTTCTCAAGCTAATGGCATCATGAGGAGACATGGTTTTCCCAGGGCCTCTGTGGTTAGTGCTGTGAAATACCAAACACCACTCACAGCTGCAATTGCAATTGTCCCTCTTGCCACAAAAGCACAAGGCTCTATCCTCAGCCTTTGCAGGCACTTTCACTTCCCCACCAGTCACCACAGCTAGGAAAATCTGACAGCCTGGGAGAactccaggaagcagcaggaagctgagtcaGAGGAGCTTTCATTTGGGTAtcaggaaaaaggtttttcacgcagagggtggttgggcactggaacaggctcccagggcagtggtcacagcaccaagcctgacagagttgaAGAAACATTTGGACAACAATCTCAGGCACTTGGTGTGACCCTTGGGCTGttctgtgcaaggccaggagctggactcaatggtcCTGATGAGCCCCTTCCAACTCCCCATATTCTAAAGTTCTGGGATTCTGAGAACTaataggctgcaggagggcagaaacaggtgacaagaagagagaaatgaCGTTGACTGGTGAATGAAGTCACTGAGTTCACAGAAGATGCAGCATACAGGACCCTTCCCTCCCACCATTCCCATTCTCTGTCtcatcccttctccctcccacacACTAGAAGGTGAAGAATATCACTAAAAGAAGAACAACCTACTTGACTCCCATGTCCATGAGAGCAGTCATTGCTCTCATGTGCAGGAGTCACATTCTCCACCATGATCCCCAGGGTCTGACTGGCTGCTTTCTGAACAAATTCTGGGGAGTTGGACACCATCTGCAGAAGGACCCGAGCAACCTCATCCACCTCAGAGTCCATGTTCTTCTTCAAGGTCACAAAgagctctcccagagtgacaaTTGCAGAGTAGGACACCTTGGAACGGAGGTTGGCCACCTGGACAAGTCATGAGGGGAAACATAAGAATcaccttgaaaagaaaaccagttgCCTTCAACAGAAGTCCCAGAAAATGACAACACATCCCACTGTGTCCAGAGGAACATCAAAGTACAGtaagagcaggagagcacaaGCACAGAAAGGCTTTTACTCTGGCACCAATTTCTGGTCTCACACCTGCTTACTGCAGgcctaaaaaaatatatttcattcaAGTGTTCTACTTAACTCTTCTAAAATGTTCACAGCTTTGATTTTAAGCCCTTTGACTAGAAAACTGAAgcaagggctgctttcaaatcaTAAAAGCACAAATCATAAAGATAGAAGAGTCAGGTGCTCCTGttcaaaaaacaacaccagcagctgaagcactcagccaggaaacagaaaacacaggctcagaCCCAGAGACCAATTTGCAGTGTTGAATTACAGCTTGGGCAGAGACTGGGACTCTGGCAAATAACCTCATTAGTGTCTCAGTTTCTGCATTTGCACATTGCATTATAAAGGCACCACACTCAAAGACACGTGTCAGATACCCGACCTACcagtaaatacagctacatgtaCCCACAGATCCCACAGATAGCTGACAGAAATTAGAAATAGAAggtctaaaagcagaaatgaaggcagaccctgagcacacatggagatgaaCAAGCACATACCTACTCTACACACCATGTATGAAGTATGTGGGACAATTCAGAACAATGTTCTCACCTCGCTGGTAACTGCCAAGCAAATGTCATGAAGTCTACACAGCAGGACCTCTGAATGGGACCCAGCCAGGTGTTTGATGTTGAAGAGTCCCTTCTCCTTCATCTccctgaaaggcagaagattGATTTTTTCTCTCCACCAAGGCAGCACCCTTTGAGATTatcaggctggcagctcagtcaaACAATGGGaggtgcttttcaaggagtacTTAATTTAGTTGTGGAAAAGGTTGTCACAGGATGATGTGGCTGTCAAAAGCCTACAGAAATCCAAGAGGTGAATAGAGGGGTTTCAGAGTGGCCATTTAAGCAGACAGCCTTTCTGAAATCTCTGGCACATGATGcccccctggcactgcttccTAGAAGCTGTAGACCAGACCAAGCTGCTGTttcttgtcacctccctgtgcctgtccctgagacacagtcccACTGAGCTGTTATtggggcattttccttttttgtcagccccagcaggcagttcagcactgagagtctgcactggcactctggagctgagtTTCCCCTCTGCCATCTAGGCCTCTCTCTGTCACCCCCTCCACTCCACCTCACATATTCcccaaaaaaagcagcaggatgtccCAGAAGATTCCACCCCTGAGCAAGAACTGTTGaaactctggcttttcccaaaAGCCCCTACCTAAAACAACCCCCACAACAGCAACATGTTATTTAAAAGGTGCAAACAACTCTGTCTCTCAGCACTTTGTGCAGGGCCTCAGCTACAGGAAGGAATGTgaggcatcagggctgcagcacgGGGCTGGCGACTGATCCCACTGGCACCCCTGAGCATCATCTGGACCCCCTacacctgcagaagctctctgcacctcacagggcacccatgagaaaggacaaaacaaaGGTGACTGCACAAGGAGATGCATCGTGGCAGATTTTTCATGCTCATCCCAGTGTGTATGGAGTCCTTACCCCTGTGTGAATGAAGCATCTACCAGGGAGTGAtcaaaaagacattaaaaagaaaaccaatatCACCTAACATTTGTAGGGTTAtcacctctgggcctccttctgCCTGTGTATAATTTTGGGACACATGGTGAGTATTGACAAAACATCTCAGGCCCATATGaagcagtgagaaggaaaaagttgaattccaaaagtgcaagattcctagaggatttcatttctttttccttctcttctgccatcAGCCCTTCAGGAGTAATGACAGGCTGAGGGACTGGACAGCACAAGTCCCTGGAggaactccctggagctgcttctgggaCTCCCATGCAGGAGGTCACAGGGAGACGCTGTCACCTGccattgctgtcagcagtgggggcagagaggaatcttactcagtcccactgggccagtggcccaaggcACCCAAATCTCTACACTCAAAACTTCTGCCATCCCCTCAAggtttcctttgcagctccatggaACAACAGGCAAAGCGAGGAAGCAgcacggagctgctgcagctggagcagtgctgcagagcaaggccaagaaaaggctgctctcaaATCTTTATCCTCTCACTGCTCTGGAGTGCCCTTTGTCCACTCTGGGCTCTCGGGGGCTCAGAGGTACTAGCAAGACACGATTCTAACCTACGTTAATgccaagagggacacagagtgaaCAAGGCCTTTCTTACCAGTCATCGCTGCCGAGCAAGGAGAGTGCCTCCAGCAAGGAGTGCTGTGGGTCTGGagaggctctgtccttctgcccaTGCCCACGGAGCGGCTCCTCTCGGCGCTGGGCACCAGTGGCCGTCTGCGAggtcactgcaaggagagggtcGGCCATGGGCGCTGCAGCCCGGGCAAGGCACCCCGCCATGGAGCGGCCtgcagccccatctcccagccagggttccctgtggtgccagctggcactggctcagagacttccctgctctctggctcctggggctccttgctttctcccagccccccagctgggcacagctccaggctaaacctgacaattgccccgcagccccagctccccagggccacaggTGCCACGGCCAGCGGCAGGTTCCTGCGGCCGCAGAGCTCCCGCTCCCTGCCAGACAGCGCTGACCAGCAGCACTCGCTACCCAGGAGGgaacccctcagtgcccctcttgtctcagcaccctgatttccccagccctgaggacaggggccctctgcagctccctgaggagagacctgcagctgcctggagacagcaccaagccaagcctgaacaggccagccctgctgggcccggcTCAATCCCCACGGAGCAGCTACCAGGGAACAGCCATACCTGACCCTTCCCACCTGACAGCGCCTCTGTTCCCACAGACTGCAAATATTCtagacagcaggcagctgagtgCACATACATTTTAGTATCCCTACTATTGGGAAGGGAGTACTTTATGGATGTTGTTCTTTCCAAACATCATCAATCTGTACTCTTTCAGAGGTGCACACTGCCTgtatttcaaagatgctgaggTGAAATTGGTCATCTAATGGATGTGTTTGCAAACTCAGTATGTTCTAAGCTTTCTCTtgtggaaaaatgtaatttccagACTAGACAGTTGATTAAAAAGGTTTCCAAATGCACTCTGaggataaaaatatgcaaatacagaTCCACATTGTTGGCAGACACACTCTCTTGTTGATCAGTTGACCTGGGTTTgccttaattaaattttatggtaaggaaaaaaacttagagggtatgaagaaaatcagatgataaatgcatttcttaGGAAACCCATTTGTCATCAAAAGCACTGCCAATCAAAAATTTCATGTTGTGCACTAAAAAGCTCATTTTTTAATGTgtagatgaaaacatttcagctgTCTACAATGATGGAGTATAAATATTGCACAGAATCGAGATGAACTGCTCTAGACTCTATAGGGTTTTTGTGCTACCTTGCATATTCTCACCAAGTATGGAGGAACcataacaagaaaaatattcagacaGGAGCTAATCTGGGTGTCCCTGAGGTACCCCAGCCACTGACACCAGTGATGTCACTGCAGAAGTCTGTAGACATACACATCTGCATTCAGTATGAATGGAGAGACACCTCAGGCTAGTTCTGGTCAATTctgggcatgaaagcagcatcACTAGAAAAGAGCATTGAAGTATCACTCCTAGCTGCCATCTTCTTATCTCACCCTGCTTGGgatcacagcacaggcaggctgcccacaaaGGAGAGACAGGAGCCACTAGGGACTGTCTGCTGtgtatttcctgcaggcagcaaacagcctgggagcagcaggcagcccctcctggtgtcATCGGCTGCACATGGCTGCTGTATTTgctgggtgacacaggaggcactgcttgttccctcttggcactgcaggctgtgggatggcagCAACGAGGAGCCTTCGGGCacttctgggagcagcagcagcacgacTGCACCAAGCTGCTGactgccctgcagagacagcccttgctgggatagcagaaaagctggctgcagaactggacagcagcacaggcagagggcCAGATGGTGAGTGAGCAACTGATGGTGGTGGTTCTCGCAGGTGCACGGTGAGCACACCCTGGCAGACTGCCCTGCAGCTCaccctgcagtcacagctgcctcctggcaccagtgctgtaGTTTGGACTATCAGGATGGGCAAAAGCCAGAGCTCAGGCCTTTACACTACTTGATTCAGCTCAACTTTCCAACAGAGCTCTAAGaaccactgctccagcactacCAAGCTGGAGTAACTCAAAAGTAGATTTGCTGCTCATTCTCAGGACAGACTACGGACCCaagatcccagctgtgctggctgaggcaggaggcagtttgTACTCCTTGTGCAAGGGAAACCCTGTGTGGAAAAAGCTGCCATGGAGCAGGCTTACCTGAGGAGCTGCGTGGGAAGCTGCCATCCCCATGGATGATGGGCCTATTGGGCAGTAGGGACACATTGTCCTGCTTCTTCAAGACCTTCTTCTTCAAGGCACTACCAGGGTGTTTTCTCTGCACTCTAGAAGCTGTGCCATCAACAGGTGGTAGGCTAAAGTCTGCAGGGACCAAAGAGGAGCTTCTAAGTGCAAGGCACTAGATAAGGTAATGATGGAAAGGGTGAGAAAACttgccagccctggggctgagtgctgcctcctgagggccctgctgccgccctcgggcagcgctcacagccctgcaggcagagcctcagcTGGGATTCAGTTGGGAACGCTGCTTGCTCCCGGGGCTACAGcagaagcactgcctgggggcttcagcacagctctacagcaccagctcctcagcagggagtggcaggagaaggatctctggtgttttcatgagaaggagttgcattttgtttcttccagGTTGCACCCTGGTTGAAAAGCATTCTTTTGGACTCACCTTGCCTGAAgactgctctccaggagagagtctgAAGCTCTAGTGTgctttgcaagacagaattttctactctgaaagactttCGAGGTGAAGGGGGGAAACTGatattctgttactgactcactgaggccatgggcaagacacttcatgcccctgtatttttctttcagaaacagaattaaatcccAAGCAAGCTTCCACTCAAATGCAAGTGGAACAGTCCCCCAGTCTGACTGCAACACTGCAAAGGGCaagcaagtggtcaaaaaggacCACCACAAGTGTAGCCACCACTTACTTGCTTCAGCTTCATCCCCGGGCTCAACTGTCTCCAGAATGGGCTGCAAGGATGTTTTCCtttgcctccttttcttcatctctctctccaaaTGCTCTGCGTCCTTCCGCTCTAAGTTCTTTTGAGCCAACATGCACAATGCAGCACGGATCTAGGTGCAATGGAAATGCATCATAGACTGTAAGGAGAGACACACAAACCAGACACATCtcctcaggagcacagagtccaGAGTCCACAGAGTGCCATAGGTTTCAATGCAGCTCCATATCCATTCCAAaagtttcagaggaatgtctcccGTCCTCACCTTGGCAATTACAAACAGCCAGGTGGAACATTTCTGTGCCACAACCTTACACTGCTACAACTGCAGCCTatgtcaggaagccctgcttgaagcatgaaggtcataggagtgctccaagacagaGGAAGAGCTGACACGGCCAGTGAGCAGGCAGTTCGGTTCCTACAGGCCATGGCAGGAGAATAAAAACCATGCGCAATATCCAGCAAGGAGGGGTAATTAGCTGTTGCTTAACACTCATGGCcaggaattgcagctgtttctcacttcctggcttctgaaggactcagctctgaaggactCTGAAGGACTTGGTCTCTGACATCAGGAGACCAAAATGGGGAGTCATATGaaaacaagctgcagaaacactgctgttaatgagcagaaaacttgagaatgaGAGGGCTGTGACATACAGCCAGAAAGGTAACCAGGAAAAATCAAactctcccattttcttttgcagccTTGCTTACACACAACATTAgaatctttgcttctctgcttccGAGGATGCACTTTGCTTACATTCACTTGTGTGTAGCTTATTCTGTCattcagaacttctctaaaaCAGCCTTTGCACATAAAGAATGCTTCTGACATGACCTTAGCACCATCTCCAAACCAGGCACCTTGACACCACTGGAAACAGCCAAGCAATTGCTCTCTAGTTGTCAAATATATTCCCAAGAGAATCCACATTGCCCAGGAGAGGATGATTatgattttcagtgacattttgggcCAAGCACTAAACCGCCACTGGAAAGGAAttctgctcatccctgtcctTCTCCCTTACCTTTCCAAAACCTTCCCTCAGGTCTGTGTCACGCGTAAGACCAGGATCAGTGTGATGATCCATCTCCTTGGCCCGGCTCAGTGGGAGGcctggaaatgaaagcaaaggttTGTGTAAATCTCTGGCAGATGTCAAGCCCCCAAAACCACAATGCTGGACAACAGGCAAGACAGGTTCCAGATTGCAGAGCCCTCAGAAGACACAGAGACTGTgactgagagcagcaaggtACAATGCCTAGAGCCTCTCCCAAGGGATGGGCTACTGGCAGCAGACATGACAttactctgctggccagcagactgAAACCTGCTGCATGATGAAGGCCCCAGCCCCTGGATGCTGGAGAGCCTCTGTGTCTGACAGAGATGGGTAGAGATGGAGATTGCTCTTGACAGCAATTCTTATCTGCTCTTATTCATGCTGATATTAGTAAGCATCTTCTTTTGGTTACTAAAAGTCCCAGGTTCTAATACCTGGATGCATTTAGagcaacattttcttctctttgttggaATATTTTAGAGGACATGCAAAGAAAAACTTAGCATTGCAGGAGTGTTACCCAAACATGAACTGTGTTCTTGGCACCAGATAATTAATTTTCCCCGAGGGTTTCCTTCTGAACTGTATGAGACTGGGCCAATTTTGGGCCAGCCTGATtaaaggctgattttctaattgcAAGAAGAACAATGGAGCTCATTCTGaaatactctccaacagagcTGTTAGAGCTAAGAGAACTAATTCTTTACATGGCTTCACAGAGGGTAAATTCATACAGCAGCCAAGCAGTTTGAGAGGAATCCCTGTCCTAAAATGGGATTCCTTCACCCTGTAGAATGCTTCAGTCAGTAATAAAAGTGAGACAGCTAAGGATTAATGATATAGGTCATTTCTAGTCCAGAATGAGTCCAGAAAAAATGTCACCTTCCTTACTGAGCAATACTTCCCCCTAGCTGCATTAAGCATTCCAGCTGCACATCAGCAATTAAGGAGTCATTCCAAAGGGGCTGTACCCAGGATTTGCCAGAACTAACCCGGATCAAAGGGACCAGGTCATCTGATCTCTtcttctgcatcagcagaattatttcttcaagTCTCATCTGTCCCATCATGACACAGCCAGAGATGGCAgaggaacaacaacagtgtcattggggctttcaacttgaaagcattGGCTGAGCCAGATGCACCAGAGAGTGCATTTTGTCTGGCCcaattccacttgtcagggatcaggcaaggcagggagggaggacaaggcagaaggcatctcctcccccagcctcagcctgcaacactgacacaggcagagagccagggaagagatttgtcatgaTGAACCTGCCATAGGTGGCTTTGGGCTCGTGCTGTCacaggatgacaaact contains:
- the LOC135288431 gene encoding TOG array regulator of axonemal microtubules protein 2-like, with translation MAGCLARAAAPMADPLLAVTSQTATGAQRREEPLRGHGQKDRASPDPQHSLLEALSLLGSDDWEMKEKGLFNIKHLAGSHSEVLLCRLHDICLAVTSEVANLRSKVSYSAIVTLGELFVTLKKNMDSEVDEVARVLLQMVSNSPEFVQKAASQTLGIMVENVTPAHESNDCSHGHGSQEPPRPGAEVWGRAPPVPDGENWSHKAGRHSQG